In Camelus dromedarius isolate mCamDro1 chromosome 16, mCamDro1.pat, whole genome shotgun sequence, the genomic stretch TATCAGTCTTCAGTCATTGTGACCTAATTGAATCACAGACATTTGCTGAGGACTTTCTTCATGCCAGGTCCTGTGTTTATATGAGTAAGACACGGTTCCTTCCCTGAAGAAGTTCATAGTTTGTGGTTTCCTTGCTCCATAGCCAGTTCTATAGTTACAGTTCCTGCTCTGggaaatacacaaatatttaaattttaaaaaggtgaagTTCTGTAATATTAATCCCTTAATGGTTTTCTgatttgattaaataaaataaaattttaacattttattctctttccaAGTTTTCAAAGTATTTAATTCAGTTTAAGTTGGTAGTTTTAACTGTTTCTTAGAAGTAAACATGATAAATAAGACATGGAAAATATCCTGTTATAAACAAATTGTTAGTAACTATCACCATATTATTGGATATAAAATGCTATATCAAGGACTTTTAGAAGACAGAAACTAAgtatggcattatttctttttttttgaagatcttaaaatgcatttaattccTTAAAAATCAGACACACACACTGGAAATTCAAACAGTACAaaagtatataaagtaaaaagtaaaagctCTTTCCCAGTTCTTAAAGGTAGCTAATGTTAGACCTTTATCTATGCATATACAAATATTGCTACCTACTTATTTAGCAAAATTAACCAATACTATATTTAGTAagcaatttgctttttttaaacttgacAATTTATTCTCAGTACATACAGTTCTAGTCCTCTTTTTCATAGCTGCATGCTATTCCATAATAGAAAGTGAATGTAACATAATTAACTATTACCTACTAGGGGACATTTAAGCCTTCTTCAGTTTGTCATTAAAGTATGCAGTGAGTATCTTTATACATTATCCTTAAGCATATCTGTGAGTACTTGTCAAAGAGAATTCTAGAAGTATGATTGCTGGGCCAAAGGctatgtacattttttattttggtaagtGTTGCCAGGTTGCCTTCCAAAGATAATTGCTCCCACgaagagattttgtttgtttttttgtttttgttttttgacatttTGCTAGCTTTGTTGCTCTCATTCCCCCACCCGCTGCAAGCTCCCACTGAGGCAGAGGGACTgcccgccctgccctgcccaaCTGTCCCTGCCAGTCCCCTCCTGCACTTCGCCCTTGCTTTGTCATGGGGTCTGAGCCCTCACACGGTGGGCACAGCCTGTGAGCCGTGGAGAGCAGAGGCTGTCTGGCGGGCCCATGAAGAGTCTGAGGTTCCTTTACTTGTACCTCTGGCAAAAGCAGGttatcaattattttaattttgccagtttaaaaggtgaaaaatgaATAGTATCTTATTTTGATTTCCATGATTACTGGTGAAATTACGTATCTTTTTATAAGTTTGTTAGATACTTGTGTTTCTTCTGGGACTTGCCTGGTCATCCTTGCACTTTTTTCTATTGGATTGTGTTGTAAGCCTACCTCATGTCCCACCCTCATTTAACCTATGTGGAAATAATGTTTGTATTATACTTTATGaattagatacatatatagagagtAACAAAATGGGAGTTAGATCCAAAAGATGCCAAAGGATCTTggattttaaataactgtttgctacaatttgtttaaaaatatgggTAGCTAAGATTTCCTTTTCCTAATTTTGTAGGAGGAAATAGCAGAAATGTACAGCTTGTTTGCTCTGAAGAGGACTCTGATTCCAAAAATAACCctaaaaatactaaaaggaaTCCAGCAGACCTTCCCAAATGTGACACTGGCTGTGTTGAGACCATGTTTGGCCTTAAGAACATTTTTTCGCCATCTGAagacttattttcatttttgaaggtaTTTTCAATGTCTAGTTTGAAGTGttaaatttatgtttctttttcattttctcaacacTAACTTCTGTCTTTTGAATCATAAGATTAACTTAAATTTACCAGTAATTTTTAGACTTAAGATTTCTGATTTCAGCACATTATACCACTTTGACAAATGGTGCATAGGCATTGCTCTATATGTGTATTAGCAGATTTAGAATAGAacttaagaaatatttcagattaaaaaaagactatttcTAACAAGTAGTTattgttgtaatttttttattttattattttttatttttaatggaggtactggtgattgaacccaggacctcctgcatgctaagcatgcactctaccactgagctataccctccccaccagaacAGTAGTTTTTAAACATATGAGCTTCTAATTATTGAATTAGGGTATAACTGAGTATTAGAGAATTTAATTCTTCAAATTAACAATCTAAATCTATTTTTTGATGTATTAAGGAAGTGTACATCAATAAAATTATGAGGGGTAAGGGCTTATTACTTTGAAGATAGATAGAAATGACGTTATATTTATACGGGTAGAAAAATGTTCAGACTGTATGCTGTTACAACATTTTTTTACTCAAAATTGTTTTTCAGCACAAAATCAGAACAAAGGAAGAATGGAATAAGCTCATCCAGCTTCTTAAAGAATTCCACGTGCAGAATGTAGATTTCTTATATAGTAATCTTGAGTTCATTCTGCCATTACCTGTTGATATCATTCCAGAAACTGAAAACTTTTGTGGTTCATCAGTAAGTGTGGACACCAGTGCAGcaacaaaaaatatgaaatgtcttgctaggaaacattctgaagGAGAGAAGCCATTGAAAaagtcacaaaaaaagaaacGTAAGAAAAAGATAGTAACTCTAGATGACAGTGACTTATTTGACACCAAATTGGACTTTTCTGATGAACTTATTAGCCTTTCCTCTGTATCGCCTTCAAATTCAGAAGAAAGCAAAGCCAGAGACAAAAAAAGCAATCCAGAGACAAAGAAACTGAACAGATGTCTACAGTCAAATACTGAATCTATTCCTCATCCTCCTAAAACACCAGCAGAAAAAATAAGTTCTGGCCTTGTTTCACAGTGTTTAAATTCTCTCACTGAGTTCATGGACAACATGTCCTTCTTAGATGCCCTTTTAACTGATGTAAGGGAACAGAAGGAATTTGGTAAAAATGATTTTGGTTGGACAGATGGAAAAGTTAAAAGTGGACTTTGTGATGAGTTTAGTCTCGAGAACAGTGATGGATGGACTTCTCAAAGCTCTGGAGAATTAAAGGCAGCTCTAGAAGCTCTCAGCTTTACTAAATGTTCTTCTACTATTTCAAAAGCATTGGAAACCTCTCTGAATTCTTGCAAGAAATTAGGAAGAGATCCAACAAAAGAGCTTACTTTTTATGTTTCACAGAAGCGCAACAATGTACACTTTAGTCAGTCAGCTGCTAATTTAGAGTAAGTCttacttctttttgctttttattttttaataataaatggtAAAGGGgaaattattaatttcttcttaCTAATTTTGAAATGCTGGGCATTATTGATCATGCTAATCCCTTAATATTAATGTAGTTTCTAATGAGACAGTTAAGGAGGCCAGCCTGATTGctggaagagaaaataatgagACACTGTGGGGGGCGGGACTAGATTTGGGAGACTCTTGAATAACAGGGTTTGGATTTGCTGTGCATATAGCAGGTAGCTATTAAGGTCTTTTCAGTAGGGTAGTGACTGATGTGTTGAAAATGATACAGAAAGTTACTCTGGAATAGTTAATCTAGTCTAGACCAGAAGCTGGTTGTTTATGGGattgttacatttttattgggcattaaaatcaaaagataatgcattacttttcatttacagCAGTGCTTGGAAGAGGACAGCAGTCattaaaagtgtattttctaGCCGATCTCTTCTGAACCTGGGTAATAGACAAGCTAGTATCATTGAATACTTGCCAACTCTCCGAAACATTTGTAGTACTGAGAAGctaaaagaacaaggaaaaagtaaaagaaggtaaagtttctataaaaagaacattttagttAGCTATTTCAAGATTGATAAATATTCTCATCTCATGGAACTATTaatattaaattgtatttttccttgtaatttttgACAGGTTTCTGCACTATCTTGAAGGAATTCACCTTAACATTTCAAAAGAGACTATGAACACtttggcagctggcttcccttaATATTCTACCTTAACAATGCCTTGTACAGATTGTTATGTGATCCTTAAGACAcctttttatattgattttcataGCAGAGTTTATTTCTCTTACTGTACATTTAAAACAgactatttgtatattttattagtgtgtaaatattttaaatgaaaaaaaaattgagttacaAATTGTATTTATGATTGTGgtagtatttttttcctgaattttctgtATTATCTGATTTAGCTTTgttggagtatttttttttttaaacttgtgtgAGCTGTTTCTAGTAGGTAGAGTTCACTAAGATATTTCTAAAGGTGTTTCAATGTTAAACTAATCCATAATTTTCCCCTTTCCTGTTATTCTTAATCCATCTCTCTCCAACCAAGTGTCAGCCCTCTGTCAAGTTGTGAATGTGAATCACCTAGgtgataatctttaaaaatataagtttaCACAATCAGAAATACAAAATAGCATATATAATACGTAAGTAAACTTCCTAGGGAAGAAATTATgcatcatttttcaaaaagtaagaTCTTCTGATAAATTTGAGTTTACTCATCCAGTGTATTTTACCATGTGAATCACTGAATGCTGACAAGGTGAAATCAAGATTATGAATTGTagttttcataaatgttttttaGCAACCATACAAATGTGATATCTTGTATATTTTGACAACTCCTTATTtgtcttgtatatttttcttgtatttttataccattgatgttttatttcataaagaTTAATgatgttaatataaatattttggacAAACTGCTATTCATTAAAACTATAACAAAGAATGATTCTACTGTAGGATTTCTACATGATAGCCATTTCCAGTTAAGGTTATATTTTTGGAGAAAGTATATACTTTTAattacaagatttttaaaaaccacattgtacttaaaatttttacaatCAGATAATCAGGTATCTTTAAAAATAGGTTCCTAATTCAAGGGTTTAAATTATATATTAGCTTAATATTCAATTATATTATCTAGTAAATTACATTCTCACCTTAAAAGCTAAGGATCCTAATTTTGTAGTTGAATAATACAAATGTATACCTATTCACAAAATTTTTTACCACTTATTTGTTCAACCTTTCTTGTATTGATAGTGTATTGATTCAATTAAAGGCTAAAGCTAAAAGACTGCGATATTTAAATGGGAGTTCCAGGTGTAATCATCTGGGTAAACACGGATATTGTATAGGCTTGGATATAGGCCATATCTTACAGGTTTCGTCCCTGCAGAAAAGAGAGAATAAGatggaagtctttttttttttttggaaggcatttttttttaagtgtatggttttatttttttctactgaatACAAGCGTTCACTACCTGTAGATCAGTTACCTGTTAATTTGAtcaaaagtcaagaaaataataAGGATATTTTCCTCCCTAATAGGGACACgtttaatatctttttttaaggtttagcTAATTtggggaaaaacattttttctcagTTCTTAAAGGTGGTAAGTTCCTGTAAGACTTAAGATTTACTTTCGTGATAAAAGTAACTAATTTTGATGACTTTTCAGTACTTAGCATCTTATCCTGTGAATGTCTAACTTAGATACATTTTCACTACAGTTATTTCCAGAAATATGTGCGAGGTAGAATGCCACACATCTGACATGAACAACTGGGTGGCTGGTGAAACTGTTTACCGAAGTGTAAAACAGTGGCAAAAGAGGTGGTCTGGAGGAAAGAGGATGATTCCAGAAGTGAAGTTTGGGGTGTCTGCATTTCCAAGGCAGAGATGCATATGTATACAGTCACATATGCAGAGGTTTACACGTGCATGGCCACAAGTCTACAGTGCATATCAGACTCACTAAAAGAGCTGAGGTGCTGGAGGGGAGGGCttccatgtattttaaatatttctgattatgtgggttttttcccaACAAGTGTATTTCACTTTTagattaaaggaaagaaaagacaatgcTTTGACATCAGAGCCTTGGGTTCATTATAGGTTAAACATAATGAGGGCCTGACCTAAGGCAACTGTAATGGAAAATGGAGAGGTGTGGAGGAAAAATACTAAGTACTACTTTCCTCAAAAGATGGTCtgttaagtaaaatatttcaaagtttaaaaatgagcCTGTTAGACAAAGCCTGTTTGTTCTAGGTTTAATAGACTGAGCCAATGAAAACTGCCTTTTGGAGGCAGTGCATCAACCCACATTGTACTCACACAGTAAGAGGATTCCGCAAGTTGTGTTATCTATTATATTTAGCTTTACTCCCACGATGAGCACCATCCAGAAAACTCGTTATTCcctattttaacaatataataATGCAAATCCTTTAGTACAGATggtatttgcttttaaaagaagataaCTTTGTTTCTTGTTTTGGCTGTTTAGAGggcatcttatttttttaacacttaaacCTAAAAGATACAAAATCTCATATTTACTGATTTAGCCTTGGTTTATTATTGTGTAAATCATTCAGTAGCCAAAAGTCTGACATTAAACATCTAAAAACACTCAAACGTGTTAACTCCATTAACATGGATGTTCCAAACAGTTGGTTTCACAACTTTAGAGCTACCAtataaattaatacaacattaGAGCATGTAACATACTAACCTCAGATTTCAAGATTCAGTGTTAAAAACTGCTAATTCATAGAAGGCAACAGCTTGTAATAATGAGTCGTATAACTCTTCTGCTCTGTACTGTTCAGTAGATGAGAACAGCTGTCTGTAGCGGACTATCTTATCTGGCGGGAAGAACACCCGCGGCTCTTCTTTCAGGACAGACTCTGAGAGGAGCTGCTTCACTATTTCTTTTCCACTAGTCCGCGTGTCACCAATCATCAGTTCAAAGTGCTTCCCCACGGCATTTCGATTCATGCTCAGCACCTGATGTTGGCCATCCTGGGCAAACGTCTTATTTAATAAGGCATACAGCATGGCTTCCACGATATGAAAATGTAACAGTACAGGAAACAGAGATGAGTTCTGAACTGAAGGCCCTGTTTTTTCCAGAACATAGAAGTCAGCTTTGGGCATCTTTGAAATGACTGAAGAAAtcttgacaaaaacaaaaacaaaaacaagataaaataagtGAGCAGAAATATTCATTAAGTTTTAATGTTtggcccccacctctgccccacttctgtttttaaaatagaacCATGTAACTTACATTATACTGCTTTTGACAATTTTGAAGTAACTGAAAGAGCACTTTATGGAGGTGTCAGGACAGCCAAGTTCTGGTCGTGGTTCTAACAGGAGCAAGCTGAGCTAAGACAAGTCAGTTAATCCTCCTAATTactagtttcttcatctgtacctAATTTCTAAGATCTATATTGGCCTTAAGATTAGACAACTTAAAACTGTTTCCTTAACCTTTTGAAAATTTCTAGGGTAGAGCACAGGGTGTGAATAACGAGGCTAGAATCAATCACCTTTGCAACTGACCACATCAGATGCCTGACTGAACCAGGTTTCATAGATTTCATCAGGGTGATAATTACTGTGCATCTCCCGAGGTTCTGAACCTCAAATGAGACAATCTGTGATAGCGTTCTGAAGAATGAGCTTCATAAATAAAGTAATGAaaacttccttttttaatttttattttttaattgaagtatagttgattttcagtgttcaggtgtatagcaaagtgattcagttatacatatatacataaatgttttcagattcttttccattataggttactacaagatattgaatatagttccctgtgctacactgtaggaccttgttgtttttcagctttttaaggaAATTTCATAATGttctccacagtgactgcaccagattacattcataccaacaatgtaggagggttcccttttctccactctctctagcatttactatttgtagaCGTTCTGTATATCTTCtgtggagaaatatctatttaggtcttctgcccattatttttactgggtggtttgttttttgatattgagctgtatgagctctttgtatattttggaaatcaatctcttgtcggttgcatcatttgaaaatattttctcccagtccataggttgtcttttcattttgtttcctttgctgtacaaaagctttaagtttaattaggtcccatttgtctacttttgcttttgtttccattactctaggagacagatcccaaaaaatattgctctgatttatgtcagagtgtcctgcctatgttttcctctaagagttttatagtatctggtcttaacatttaggtctttaatccactttgagtttatttttgtatatagttttaGAGAAtactctaatttcatttttttacatgtagctgtccagttttcccagcaccacttattgaagagactcctctcttgtatattcttgcctcctttgtcatagattattgaccgtaagtgtgtgtgtgtgttaatttctgggctctgtatcctgttccattgatctatgtgtctgtttttgtaccagtactgtggtgttttgattactgtagctttgcagtatagtctgaagtcagggagcgtgattcttccagctctgttcttctttctcaagattgttttggctatttggggtcttttgtgtttccatacaaattttaacatttttttgtttcagttctgtggGAAAATGCCATTTGTCATTTGATAGAGATTGCCTGGGgtggtatggtcattttaacaacactgattcttccaatccaagaacacagtacatctttccatctatctgtgtcatcttcagtttatttcatcagcatcttatagtgtttggagtacaggtctttgacctccttaggtagatttattcctaggtactttattctttttgatgtgatggtaaatgggatggtttccttaatttctctaatattctgttgttagtgtatagaaatgcaacagatttctgtatgttcattttgtatcctgcaactttactgaatttattgatGAAGTTTCTTAACATTCAGAGTAATACACCCAGAGTCTCTCAGTATCTGCCTTTGATTCATAAGGCATTTCTTGAAATAGATGaagattcaatttttttaaaaaatcatagaagTGATGGAAAACATAATTGGAATGTGTGAGTCATAATTACCAGAAGAAAATCGACCCTTACCatttttttacattccttttAGGACTAGAAGATTACACAAGGAGTTCTAGCAGGTAGGAATTTGGAGGTGCAACTGCCTTACCTCTTCTAAATAGACAGATGATGGGTATGTTCCTTTCATCAATTGGCAACATTCATTTTGCTGCCAGTCCAGCACTGCCAATTTCCGATCAAGGTGAGCCCAGGCAATTCTCCGAGTACCAGAAACAATGGATACGATACTATTAACTGCCTAAAACAAAAAAGGCTGGTTTTATTACAAGTGTAAACATTTTAACAGACACAAAATTTAAGCTACAAACTCAGAAATCCCAATTAGTGTATGTAACAGAAATACATTTACAGTGTATGAACTGAGAATTGTTAAATACAGGAGTAATTATTATTAAAAGGTAAACAGTAGCAGTCAGTTTAAAGGCAAAGAATTTTTACTTGCTCTCAACAGGTAGCTCAAACTAGGCattcaaatattcaaatgttGCTGGGGAAGGTGTGAGACACTGGGAAACAAGGGACATAACCATACTTTATAAGAAATGCCACCATACAACAGTTACACTGTAGAGAGGAGAAATGGTCAGGAAGACTTGCTGGAGGACTAAGACAATCAGTAAAATGGTACACGGGGAGGTATTTCACCCAGATGTCTGCAGATACAGACTGACACCTTCCAGGCAGTGGAATAAAGAACGTGCAAGTGGGAAAAGGGCAGAAGGGTGTGCAGTTTTCTGCAAAACATATCTTGCTTTATCATGAGAGCTGCTGGAAGCCACCAAAGCATGTAACGTTCTGGCATACCTGAGATTTACATTTCAGAAAGATCACAGACAGCTCTGTGGCAGAGGGGCCCGAGGAAGCTAGGCTTAGGGTAGAGATTTGTGTTAGATATCTGTCATATGACAAAGTATGAAGAATCTAAGTCACTGACAGTGAGAAAGGCAAGAAACAGGGATAAAGGAGGAGCCCAGGAAAATTCCCGTTTTACTTCAGTGACTGGCGTCATTAATCAAGATAATGACAGCAAGCAGATCATCTTGGGAAGTCGAGGgagacaaattattttttaaggtacTGACTTCAGGTTGCCTACACAGCTTCTAAGGGGAGATAGGTAATAGATAATTGGATATGTGGCTTTAGCTCTGTGTCAAGTCTGGGCTGGTATATGGTACATAACATCACTCCCACATGACTCAGTTTATATGGGCAAATAATATGCTCTATAGGTAGGGAAGCAGATAAACAGGAACATTTATAATTCTATACCCATCTTCATTCACTGCTAAGGTATGGATAAATATCCATTAAAGGCAGAATAGTTAGGATGCCCACACATCTACAAAATACAGGCAGGCCTT encodes the following:
- the TEFM gene encoding transcription elongation factor, mitochondrial isoform X1, yielding MNVIGLLSAGGKVSATPGRWRCFPFLLESSLFQTLRNSCCRKKTTAPKKIIPHVDFSHENTKESGKALDKLFSSEQQASILHVLNTASNKELEAFRLLRGRKSINIVEHREKFGPFQNLESLMNVPLFRYKTTLKVCKSILSPETGGKKKKLPENQLLRKLIKPEVGRERLKAVNSIVSIVSGTRRIAWAHLDRKLAVLDWQQNECCQLMKGTYPSSVYLEEISSVISKMPKADFYVLEKTGPSVQNSSLFPVLLHFHIVEAMLYALLNKTFAQDGQHQVLSMNRNAVGKHFELMIGDTRTSGKEIVKQLLSESVLKEEPRVFFPPDKIVRYRQLFSSTEQYRAEELYDSLLQAVAFYELAVFNTES
- the TEFM gene encoding transcription elongation factor, mitochondrial isoform X2 yields the protein MNVIGLLSAGGRWRCFPFLLESSLFQTLRNSCCRKKTTAPKKIIPHVDFSHENTKESGKALDKLFSSEQQASILHVLNTASNKELEAFRLLRGRKSINIVEHREKFGPFQNLESLMNVPLFRYKTTLKVCKSILSPETGGKKKKLPENQLLRKLIKPEVGRERLKAVNSIVSIVSGTRRIAWAHLDRKLAVLDWQQNECCQLMKGTYPSSVYLEEISSVISKMPKADFYVLEKTGPSVQNSSLFPVLLHFHIVEAMLYALLNKTFAQDGQHQVLSMNRNAVGKHFELMIGDTRTSGKEIVKQLLSESVLKEEPRVFFPPDKIVRYRQLFSSTEQYRAEELYDSLLQAVAFYELAVFNTES